AGCATCTGCGGCAGAGTATTCCCCACAAATACGCGAAGACAGCAAAGGCCGCAAAGTGACGCCGCATTTATACACGGGGCGATTTCGGTGATAATGAAAAGAGAGAAGATGAACGTCGCAGAAGGACTGGATCTGGCTACAAAAAGACTCGCGGCCGCGGGCGTAGCAAATGAGCGCCGCGAGGCGGTTTCGCTAATGATGCACGCTATCGGCAAGGACCGTACATTTCTGTATGCGCATCGTGAATATGTCCTGTCGGATGCCGATGAAAATAATTTTTCCGACTTTCTCGAAAGACGAGCGAACCGCGAACCGCTGCAATATATCATCGGAGTTCAGGAGTTTTACGGGCTTGAATTTGAGGTAACGCCCGACGTGCTCATACCGCGGCCGGAGACCGAGCTGCTGGCCGAACAGGGTTTGGAAATAATGGAAAGCGTGCCCGACGACCCTCGGTTCTTGGAGATCGGTGTGGGATCAGGCTGTATCAGCGTTTCTATATTGAAACATGTGCCAAACGCTCGTGCCGTCGCGGTCGATATCTCTCGGGCAGCCATTGCTGTCGCCGAGCGCAATGCCGTTCGCCACGGCGTTCGCGACCGCATCACGTTGATTCAAAGCGACGTTTACGAGAATGTGGAAGGCAAATTCCACTTGATCGTCTCCAATCCGCCATATATCCCCGACGAGGACATTGCCGATCTGATGAAAGAGGTTCGAGGTTTCGAGCCGCCGCC
This sequence is a window from Acidobacteriota bacterium. Protein-coding genes within it:
- the prmC gene encoding peptide chain release factor N(5)-glutamine methyltransferase; translation: MKREKMNVAEGLDLATKRLAAAGVANERREAVSLMMHAIGKDRTFLYAHREYVLSDADENNFSDFLERRANREPLQYIIGVQEFYGLEFEVTPDVLIPRPETELLAEQGLEIMESVPDDPRFLEIGVGSGCISVSILKHVPNARAVAVDISRAAIAVAERNAVRHGVRDRITLIQSDVYENVEGKFHLIVSNPPYIPDEDIADLMKEVRGFEPPPALAGGSDGLSIMRRIIDGAPDHLHEGGAILLEVGAGQAGAVALLLDRSLFAFVQVQNDLAGIGRMVGALLKRKTKDKKQPFVCGGAAHFRSDRRSEPLTDEDYERICNELNELHGHNS